A stretch of Pseudomonas sp. 7SR1 DNA encodes these proteins:
- a CDS encoding ABC transporter ATP-binding protein, with protein MGSSILTAKDLSKVVPSAEGELTILHELSLELNKGDSLAIVGASGSGKSTLLGLLAGLDLPSSGEVTLAGQALSALDEDQRARIRAEHVGFVFQSFQLLDSLNALENVMLPLELDGHKDARERATELLQRVGLGQRLTHSPRQLSGGEQQRVAIARAFAAEPDVLFADEPTGNLDSHTGERISDLLFELNKESGTTLVLVTHDERLAHRCRRLIRLEAGQMVAPLEP; from the coding sequence ATGGGCTCAAGCATTCTCACCGCGAAGGACCTTAGCAAAGTGGTTCCCAGCGCGGAAGGTGAACTGACCATCCTGCACGAACTCAGCCTGGAACTGAACAAGGGCGACAGCCTGGCCATCGTCGGCGCCTCCGGTTCCGGAAAATCCACGCTCCTGGGCCTCTTGGCCGGCCTCGACCTGCCCAGCAGCGGTGAAGTGACACTGGCCGGCCAGGCCCTCAGTGCGCTGGACGAGGACCAGCGGGCCCGGATTCGCGCCGAGCATGTCGGTTTCGTCTTCCAGTCGTTCCAGTTGCTCGACAGCCTCAACGCCCTGGAAAACGTCATGCTGCCGCTGGAGCTTGACGGTCACAAGGACGCCCGGGAGCGGGCCACGGAATTGCTGCAGCGGGTCGGCCTCGGGCAACGCCTGACGCACTCGCCCCGCCAGCTTTCCGGCGGCGAGCAGCAACGTGTGGCGATTGCCCGTGCCTTCGCCGCCGAACCCGACGTACTGTTTGCCGACGAACCCACCGGTAACCTCGACAGCCACACCGGGGAGCGCATCAGTGATCTTCTGTTCGAATTGAACAAGGAAAGCGGCACCACCCTGGTGCTGGTCACCCACGATGAACGCCTGGCCCATCGCTGCCGGCGCCTGATCCGACTTGAAGCCGGCCAGATGGTCGCCCCCCTGGAGCCTTGA